From a single Collibacillus ludicampi genomic region:
- the gltB gene encoding glutamate synthase large subunit produces the protein MTEMKFPRKQGLYDPVYEHDACGIGFIAHMNGKMSHEIVKKGLAMLCQLEHRGGQGSDPETGDGAGIMLQIPHEFFAKSFNEMQIDVPAPGTYGVGMLFLPMDPEMRSAFEKRLEKIIQAEGQKLLGWRTVPTDDTKIGKTAKASRPFIRQVFIGASFDCQDSLTFERKLYVIRKQWEKEVGRDAYVASFSSRTIVYKGLLTPAQLDAFYLDLQDPSFASAFSMVHSRFSTNTFPSWERAHPNRYLIHNGEINTLQGNINWMFAREKMFASDAFGEDLQKVLPIIDMEGSDSAILDNCIEFLALAGRSLPHAAMMMIPEPWEQDERMGDPKKAFYEYHSCLMEPWDGPTAICFTDGKQIGAILDRNGLRPARYYVTTDDTIILSSEVGVLDIPEEKVVYKGRLSPGKMLLVDLQEGRIIADEEIKKQIASEHPYREWLNQGTIRLADLPEASMSEDLDKKTILQMQKAFGYTQEELKKGLASMVTEGKDPIGSMGIDTPLAVLSDRPQLLYNYFKQSFAQVTNPPIDAIRESCVTSTLTWLGAEGNLLKPDANSCRRIRLETPILSDTELAKLRGNAYPEFKAKTLPILFNAEDGEGQLEKALDAVFSAADQAIQEGYTLLILSDRGMNQEWAAIPALLAVSGLHHHLVRQGTRTKVSLIVESGEPRDVHQFAMLIGYGADAVNPYLAIATLRELIEGQTLTNLTHEEAVRKYIRTVMEGVVKVMSKMGISTVQSYRGAQIFEAVGIGSSVIERYFTRTSSQIGGITLEIIAKETLMRHEKAYQSESDESLEPGSDFQWRRDGEYHAFNPKTVHTLQRACRQGDYELFKKYSEMAHAQQLAFLRNILEFKTDRRPIPIDEVESVESICRRFKTGAMSYGALSQEAHEALAIAMNRLGGKSNSGEGGEDPKRYLPDANGDSRRSAIKQVASGRFGVTSYYLVNADEIQIKMAQGAKPGEGGQLPGNKVYPWIAEVRGSTPGVGLISPPPHHDIYSIEDLAQLIFDLKNANPKARISVKLVSKAGVGTIAAGVAKGLADVIVISGHDGGTGASPRTSIKHAGLPWELGLAETHQTLLLNRLRDRVVLETDGKMMTGRDVVIAALLGAEEFGFSTAPLVVLGCVMARVCHLDTCPVGVATQNPELRKKFMGDPEHVVTFMRFVAQEVREIMAQLGFRTIEEMVGRTDVLTVSEKAKSHWKAKYLDLSPILYQPDVPAEVGRYYQSPQDHKLEQTLDCRELLKLCQPALEKKQSVKATLPIRNTNRVVGTILGSEVTKRFGESGLPDDTIHLHFIGSAGQSFGAFVPKGITLVLEGDANDYIGKGLSGGKIAVFPKEEATFAPEQNIIIGNVAFYGATAGEAYIRGIAGERFCVRNSGLRAVVEGVGDHGCEYMTGGRVVILGPVGKNFAAGMSGGVAYVLTEDAGKFAELCNQEMVLLESLEDEKEISVVKQLIENHVDYTWSEHAQNILDQWDVMVKKFVKVIPKDYKRMLASIEQMESAGMERKEAIMAAFQMNKEKNGKKENDKKEPAPIVS, from the coding sequence ATGACAGAAATGAAATTTCCGAGAAAACAAGGATTGTATGATCCTGTATACGAACATGATGCATGCGGAATCGGGTTTATCGCCCATATGAACGGGAAAATGTCTCATGAAATCGTGAAAAAAGGTCTTGCAATGCTCTGTCAGCTAGAACATCGCGGCGGGCAAGGAAGCGATCCGGAAACGGGCGACGGTGCCGGAATTATGCTCCAAATCCCGCACGAGTTCTTTGCAAAATCCTTTAACGAGATGCAGATCGATGTACCTGCCCCCGGAACGTACGGGGTGGGCATGCTGTTTTTGCCGATGGACCCGGAAATGAGATCCGCTTTCGAAAAACGCCTGGAGAAGATCATTCAGGCGGAAGGACAAAAGCTGCTCGGCTGGCGTACCGTTCCTACAGATGATACGAAGATTGGAAAAACTGCCAAAGCGAGCCGACCGTTTATTCGTCAAGTGTTTATTGGTGCGAGCTTTGATTGTCAAGACTCGTTGACTTTCGAACGGAAGTTATATGTCATTCGCAAACAATGGGAAAAAGAGGTCGGACGTGACGCATACGTCGCGAGTTTTTCAAGCCGGACGATCGTGTACAAAGGGTTGTTGACTCCCGCGCAATTGGACGCTTTCTATTTGGACTTGCAAGATCCGTCGTTTGCTTCTGCTTTTTCGATGGTACACTCTCGCTTCAGCACAAACACATTTCCGAGTTGGGAGCGGGCACATCCAAACCGTTATTTGATTCACAACGGGGAAATCAATACCCTTCAGGGCAATATCAACTGGATGTTTGCTCGTGAGAAAATGTTCGCGTCGGATGCTTTCGGAGAAGATCTGCAAAAGGTATTGCCGATCATCGACATGGAAGGAAGCGACTCGGCGATTCTGGACAATTGCATTGAATTTTTGGCATTAGCCGGACGCTCGCTTCCTCATGCGGCGATGATGATGATTCCCGAGCCGTGGGAGCAAGATGAGCGAATGGGAGATCCGAAAAAAGCGTTCTACGAGTACCACAGCTGCTTGATGGAACCTTGGGACGGACCGACTGCGATCTGTTTTACCGACGGGAAACAAATCGGAGCGATTTTGGATCGTAACGGTTTGCGTCCGGCACGTTATTATGTGACGACTGATGATACCATTATACTTTCTTCCGAAGTCGGCGTGTTAGATATACCTGAAGAAAAAGTGGTTTATAAAGGACGTCTCAGTCCTGGAAAAATGCTCTTAGTGGATCTGCAAGAAGGGCGCATCATCGCTGACGAAGAAATCAAAAAACAAATCGCGAGCGAACACCCTTACCGTGAATGGTTGAATCAAGGAACGATTCGGCTTGCCGATTTACCGGAAGCGTCAATGAGCGAAGATTTGGATAAAAAAACGATTTTGCAAATGCAAAAAGCTTTCGGTTATACGCAGGAAGAATTGAAAAAGGGATTGGCCTCCATGGTCACGGAAGGGAAAGACCCGATAGGATCCATGGGGATTGATACGCCTTTAGCCGTACTGTCTGACAGACCCCAGCTTTTATATAACTACTTTAAGCAATCATTCGCTCAGGTTACGAATCCGCCGATTGATGCGATTCGCGAATCGTGTGTGACATCCACGCTTACATGGCTTGGAGCGGAAGGAAATTTGTTGAAGCCGGATGCGAACAGCTGTCGTAGAATTCGCCTAGAAACACCCATTCTTTCGGATACTGAACTTGCTAAACTTCGCGGCAATGCATATCCGGAGTTTAAGGCGAAAACCCTTCCGATCTTATTTAATGCTGAAGATGGTGAAGGACAACTGGAAAAAGCCCTTGATGCGGTATTTTCAGCGGCTGATCAAGCCATTCAAGAAGGATATACCCTGTTGATCCTTTCTGACCGCGGGATGAATCAAGAGTGGGCAGCAATCCCGGCGCTCCTAGCCGTCAGCGGGCTTCATCATCACCTGGTTCGCCAAGGAACACGCACGAAAGTCAGTCTGATCGTAGAATCGGGCGAGCCCCGCGATGTTCATCAATTTGCGATGTTGATCGGTTACGGTGCGGATGCCGTGAATCCGTACCTGGCGATCGCGACCCTGAGAGAACTGATCGAAGGACAGACCCTGACAAATTTGACACATGAAGAGGCTGTTCGGAAATATATCCGTACAGTGATGGAAGGTGTCGTCAAGGTCATGTCTAAAATGGGCATCTCTACCGTCCAAAGTTATCGCGGCGCACAAATTTTTGAAGCGGTCGGCATCGGTTCATCCGTTATCGAACGTTATTTCACAAGGACTTCTTCCCAAATCGGTGGAATTACACTCGAAATCATCGCAAAAGAGACATTGATGCGTCACGAAAAGGCATATCAATCGGAAAGCGATGAGTCGTTAGAACCGGGAAGTGATTTTCAATGGCGCCGGGACGGCGAATATCACGCGTTCAACCCCAAAACGGTCCATACTTTACAGAGGGCTTGCCGTCAAGGGGACTATGAGCTCTTTAAAAAATACTCGGAAATGGCCCATGCACAGCAATTGGCATTCCTGCGTAACATTCTGGAATTCAAGACGGATCGGAGACCCATACCGATCGATGAGGTTGAATCTGTCGAATCGATTTGTCGTCGTTTCAAAACCGGCGCGATGTCCTATGGCGCTCTGAGTCAGGAAGCCCACGAAGCATTGGCGATAGCGATGAATCGACTTGGCGGAAAGAGTAACAGCGGAGAAGGGGGAGAAGACCCGAAACGCTATCTTCCAGATGCGAACGGAGATTCGCGCCGCAGTGCGATCAAACAGGTTGCATCAGGGAGATTCGGGGTAACCAGTTATTATTTAGTGAATGCCGATGAGATTCAAATCAAAATGGCGCAGGGGGCGAAGCCGGGGGAAGGCGGGCAACTGCCCGGTAACAAAGTCTATCCCTGGATCGCAGAAGTACGCGGATCGACACCGGGTGTAGGTTTGATCTCACCGCCTCCTCATCATGATATTTACTCCATCGAAGATCTCGCACAACTGATTTTCGATCTGAAAAATGCAAATCCGAAAGCGAGAATCAGTGTGAAGTTGGTCTCCAAGGCCGGCGTTGGAACGATTGCGGCCGGGGTCGCAAAAGGGCTGGCTGATGTGATTGTGATCAGCGGACATGACGGGGGGACCGGCGCGTCGCCTCGGACCAGTATCAAACACGCAGGGCTTCCGTGGGAACTTGGATTGGCCGAAACCCATCAGACATTATTGCTCAATCGTTTGCGCGACCGTGTCGTCTTGGAGACGGACGGTAAAATGATGACCGGACGGGATGTCGTGATCGCCGCACTGTTAGGTGCGGAAGAATTCGGCTTTTCAACCGCACCGCTCGTTGTTCTCGGCTGTGTCATGGCGCGCGTTTGCCATCTCGACACCTGTCCCGTAGGTGTCGCTACACAGAATCCGGAACTGCGCAAAAAGTTCATGGGTGATCCGGAACATGTCGTAACATTCATGCGTTTTGTTGCACAAGAAGTTCGCGAGATTATGGCACAATTAGGATTCCGCACGATCGAAGAAATGGTTGGGCGCACGGATGTATTGACAGTGAGCGAAAAGGCGAAATCCCACTGGAAAGCAAAATATCTGGATCTTTCACCCATTCTTTATCAGCCGGATGTTCCTGCAGAAGTGGGCAGATATTATCAATCTCCTCAAGATCACAAACTGGAGCAAACGCTGGATTGTCGTGAGCTGTTGAAACTTTGTCAGCCGGCGCTCGAGAAAAAGCAATCCGTGAAAGCGACTCTACCGATACGAAATACGAACCGAGTAGTGGGTACAATCCTAGGCAGCGAAGTTACCAAACGCTTCGGTGAATCCGGCTTGCCGGACGATACGATCCACCTGCATTTTATTGGCTCTGCCGGACAAAGTTTTGGCGCGTTCGTACCGAAAGGAATCACTTTGGTATTAGAAGGGGACGCGAACGATTATATTGGAAAAGGATTATCAGGTGGTAAGATTGCCGTGTTCCCCAAAGAAGAAGCAACATTTGCACCGGAACAAAATATTATTATCGGCAACGTGGCCTTTTACGGAGCGACAGCGGGTGAAGCTTACATTCGCGGTATCGCCGGTGAACGTTTCTGTGTGCGCAACAGCGGTCTTCGTGCCGTCGTTGAAGGAGTCGGCGACCATGGTTGTGAGTACATGACAGGAGGACGCGTCGTCATCTTGGGACCGGTCGGAAAGAATTTTGCCGCAGGTATGTCAGGTGGGGTTGCGTACGTACTCACGGAAGACGCTGGGAAGTTTGCAGAGCTGTGCAATCAGGAAATGGTGCTTCTTGAATCGTTAGAAGATGAGAAAGAAATCTCGGTGGTCAAACAACTCATCGAGAATCACGTCGACTATACGTGGAGTGAACACGCGCAAAATATTTTGGATCAATGGGATGTCATGGTCAAGAAATTTGTAAAAGTTATTCCAAAAGATTACAAACGGATGTTGGCGTCCATTGAACAAATGGAGTCGGCGGGAATGGAACGCAAAGAAGCGATCATGGCTGCTTTTCAAATGAATAAAGAGAAAAACGGTAAGAAGGAAAACGACAAGAAAGAGCCTGCGCCTATCGTTTCTTAA
- a CDS encoding LysR family transcriptional regulator — MELRQLQYFIEVAKREHVTEAALALHVAQSAVSRQIANLEEELGIQLFIREGRNVRLTPVGKIFLEHVETAMKEIEKAKQEIEEFLDPERGTIRVGFTSSLAAHTLPTVISAFREKHPHVGFKLRQGAYNYLINAVIKGEIDLAFLGPVPTNQKEIRGHIFFADKIWALLPSHHVLADRASIRLNELQNDSFVLFPDGFILRKIVMDACQQMGFEPQVSFEGEDIDAIKGLVAAGLGVTLLPEVTLIDNIPRETVKIPISEPDVKRTVGVIIPNNRELPPSEKLFYEFLKDFFAVLNKFSM; from the coding sequence ATGGAATTACGACAGCTCCAATACTTCATTGAGGTGGCAAAACGGGAGCATGTGACCGAGGCTGCACTGGCTTTGCACGTGGCTCAATCGGCAGTCAGTCGGCAGATCGCCAATTTGGAAGAGGAATTGGGAATTCAGTTATTCATCCGTGAAGGGCGCAATGTCAGACTGACACCGGTTGGAAAGATCTTTCTGGAACATGTGGAAACGGCGATGAAGGAGATCGAAAAAGCCAAACAGGAAATCGAGGAATTCTTGGATCCGGAAAGAGGAACGATCCGTGTTGGATTCACCAGCAGCTTGGCCGCTCACACGCTCCCAACCGTTATTTCCGCGTTTCGCGAAAAGCATCCCCATGTAGGCTTTAAGCTTCGGCAGGGTGCGTACAATTACCTGATCAATGCGGTGATCAAGGGGGAAATTGACCTAGCCTTTCTAGGTCCAGTACCTACGAACCAGAAAGAAATCCGAGGACACATTTTCTTTGCGGATAAGATATGGGCTTTGTTACCGTCTCATCATGTTCTCGCTGATCGGGCTTCGATACGTTTAAACGAATTACAAAATGATTCCTTTGTGCTCTTCCCGGACGGATTCATCCTGCGTAAAATCGTAATGGATGCCTGTCAGCAGATGGGGTTTGAACCACAGGTGTCGTTTGAGGGGGAAGACATTGACGCCATCAAAGGTTTGGTGGCCGCAGGGTTAGGCGTGACACTTCTTCCCGAAGTTACGCTGATCGATAACATTCCGAGGGAAACGGTCAAAATCCCGATCAGTGAGCCGGATGTAAAACGGACAGTGGGGGTCATCATTC